The following proteins are co-located in the Tiliqua scincoides isolate rTilSci1 chromosome 8, rTilSci1.hap2, whole genome shotgun sequence genome:
- the CFD gene encoding complement factor D, with product MMGGFPFWSLIIFLGTFSACGAGPRGRILGGQESPPHRRPYMASLQLNGKHVCGGFLIADQWVLSAAHCLEDAGNGTWQVLLGAHSLSRTEPSKHRYEVQALIPHPGSSSETNNDDLLLVQLGERVVLNENVKILAFQREDRDVPVGTRCEVAGWGIISNTGRLPDTLQYVELGVISRSECNGRTRHDGIITEKMMCAESRKKDSCKGDSGGPFICNGIAVGVVATGSRICGNWKKPGIYTRIPPYVEWINGVQAAANLTNGDLPSPTV from the exons ATGATGGGTGGCTTTCCCTTCTGGTCTCTTATCATTTTCTTGGGAACCTTCTCAGCATGTG GGGCTGGTCCCAGAGGTCGTATTCTTGGGGGCCAGGAGTCTCCCCCGCACCGGAGACCTTACATGGCATCACTGCAGCTGAACGGGAAACATGTCTGTGGTGGATTCCTGATTGCAGATCAGTGGGTACTGAGCGCTGCTCATTGCTTGGAGGATGC GGGAAATGGAACATGGCAAGTCCTCTTGGGagcacattctctctccaggACTGAACCCAGCAAACATCGTTATGAAGTCCAAGCACTTATTCCccaccctggcagcagcagcgAGACCAACAACGATGACCTGTTACTGGTCCAG CTTGGAGAGAGAGTGGTTCTCAACGAGAATGTGAAGATCTTGGCTTTCCAGAGAGAAGACAGGGATGTTCCAGTAGGGACTCGATGTGAGGTGGCTGGCTGGGGCATAATTAGCAACACTGGGAGGCTTCCAGATACACTGCAGTACGTGGAGTTGGGCGTCATCAGCCGGAGCGAGTGCAATGGGAGGACCCGCCATGATGGCATCATTACAGAGAAAATGATGTGTGCAGAGTCTAGGAAGAAGGATTCCTGCAAG gggGATTCCGGAGGACCCTTCATCTGCAACGGGATTGCTGTGGGGGTTGTAGCCACTGGCTCCCGAATCTGTGGCAACTGGAAGAAGCCTGGAATTTATACTAGGATTCCGCCCTATGTTGAATGGATTAATGGAGTTCAGGCTGCAGCCAATCTCACAAATGGTGACTTGCCATCACCAACTGTTTAA